The following coding sequences lie in one Drosophila bipectinata strain 14024-0381.07 chromosome XR, DbipHiC1v2, whole genome shotgun sequence genomic window:
- the LOC122321920 gene encoding high mobility group protein D-like, whose amino-acid sequence MAERPKRPLSSYMLWLSSIRESIKEDNPGIKVTEVTRKAGELWRSMTDKSEWEAKAAKAKEDYVCAMREYKANGGSTDGQQMRTRRSKISVIKKQKEQVSRR is encoded by the coding sequence ATGGCCGAAAGACCGAAACGCCCACTTTCCTCCTACATGCTGTGGCTCAGCAGTATCCGTGAGTCCATAAAAGAAGATAACCCCGGGATCAAAGTAACCGAGGTGACTAGGAAGGCAGGTGAATTATGGCGTTCAATGACGGACAAGTCGGAGTGGGAGGCCAAGGCTGCCAAGGCCAAGGAGGACTACGTTTGCGCCATGAGGGAGTACAAGGCCAATGGTGGCAGCACTGATGGTCAGCAGATGCGCACTAGACGTTCGAAAATAAGCGTCATTAAAAAGCAGAAAGAACAAGTCTCACGCAGATAG
- the LOC122321923 gene encoding high mobility group protein D-like — protein MGELSFNICKQRCRKFRVSGNRTEISRLYSLIVKRLRKVFLGKSVLTSNSHEKLEIFNKKKRTEMAERPKRPLSSYMLWLSSIRESIKEDNPGIKVTEVTRKAGELWRSMTDKSEWEAKAAKAKEDYVCAMREYKANGGSTDGQQMRTRRSKISVIKKQKEQVSRR, from the coding sequence ATGGGGGAACtctcatttaatatttgtaagcAACGGTGCCGTAAATTTCGTGTTTCAGGAAATAGAACTGAAATCAGTAGACTATATTCTTTAATTGTCAAACGACTGAGAAAAGTATTCTTGGGAAAATCAGTACTAACTTCAAACTCACATGAGAAGCtcgaaatatttaacaaaaaaaaacgaactgAAATGGCCGAAAGACCGAAACGCCCACTTTCCTCCTACATGCTGTGGCTCAGCAGTATCCGTGAGTCCATAAAAGAAGATAACCCCGGGATCAAAGTAACCGAGGTGACTAGGAAGGCAGGTGAATTATGGCGTTCAATGACGGACAAGTCGGAGTGGGAGGCCAAGGCTGCCAAGGCCAAGGAGGACTACGTTTGCGCCATGAGGGAGTACAAGGCCAATGGTGGCAGCACTGATGGTCAGCAGATGCGCACTAGACGTTCGAAAATAAGCGTCATTAAAAAGCAGAAAGAACAAGTCTCACGCAGATAG